A portion of the Oxynema aestuarii AP17 genome contains these proteins:
- a CDS encoding serine/threonine protein kinase yields the protein MSYKTSSLLLVASEHWIRQMSYCLNPGCPNPQDPDNIHQVNCLHCGSELLLGGRYRVVGVLGSNWFNKTVAVEAGGERKIFKLLRVNEAIAVALFEQEASVLSQLNHGGLARVEPNLLKLSFSFSDLPTYAMAIAKIEGDPLPQWRGTGGDRAIDPIAVLDGCKQLIDILGQVHDRQYFHLNVNPSNVLVRSRPENGTGSGLELALIGFGAAREVVGTYITKIGGGTIPPRAISAYIPPEQVEHNATVQSDFFAVGRTMVYWLTGRDPLSFERDESGHLNWRHQAKDIPEGFADLVDRLMAPDRGDRPESHLEIREAIAALERQWKLPPLEIARVYGDLVAEVPSVAHPTPAGVAPIEVTTPSQSRDGVQSNPDEFFGNIQIAQMAEAIAPFAQPEGVFKAEAIALPRSGSFRRVGLSAIALAAIVAIGGFGAYRGWAVYNKRAQCQQLLTLATRGRAAIAERSGSEAVVAEQLAAELDGLAGQLQSLEFSDEELAPLSQQFRQSYLTLSRAFKQIAEAIAAIDNAPLTQSGLEGIRQAKAEAEQAGETAKQAALNADGAATTLASICPQGE from the coding sequence ATGAGCTATAAAACAAGCAGCCTGTTGCTCGTCGCCTCCGAACATTGGATCCGTCAAATGAGTTACTGTCTCAATCCCGGTTGTCCGAACCCGCAAGATCCCGACAATATCCACCAGGTGAATTGTCTGCATTGCGGTAGTGAATTACTGCTCGGCGGTCGCTATCGAGTGGTCGGAGTTTTGGGGAGTAATTGGTTTAACAAAACGGTGGCAGTCGAAGCGGGGGGAGAGCGAAAAATTTTCAAACTGCTGCGGGTCAACGAGGCGATCGCCGTGGCGTTATTCGAGCAAGAAGCATCGGTTTTAAGTCAATTGAATCATGGCGGTTTGGCGCGGGTCGAACCCAACTTGTTGAAATTGAGCTTCTCGTTCTCGGATCTGCCGACTTACGCGATGGCGATCGCCAAAATTGAGGGGGATCCCTTACCGCAGTGGCGGGGGACAGGCGGCGATCGCGCGATCGATCCGATCGCCGTCCTCGACGGGTGCAAACAACTGATCGACATTCTCGGACAAGTCCACGACCGCCAATATTTTCATTTGAACGTCAATCCGAGTAACGTACTGGTGCGATCGCGCCCGGAGAACGGCACGGGTTCCGGTCTCGAACTGGCCCTCATCGGCTTTGGAGCGGCCCGGGAAGTGGTCGGCACTTATATTACTAAAATAGGGGGCGGCACGATTCCCCCGCGTGCCATTTCCGCTTACATTCCCCCGGAACAAGTCGAGCATAATGCCACGGTTCAATCGGATTTTTTTGCCGTGGGACGGACGATGGTCTACTGGCTGACCGGACGGGATCCGTTGAGTTTCGAGCGGGACGAAAGCGGTCACCTCAACTGGCGCCACCAGGCGAAGGACATCCCCGAAGGGTTTGCCGATCTCGTCGATCGCCTGATGGCCCCGGATCGCGGCGATCGCCCGGAAAGCCACCTCGAAATTCGAGAGGCGATCGCCGCTTTAGAACGCCAATGGAAGCTGCCCCCGCTCGAAATTGCCCGAGTGTACGGCGATTTGGTCGCCGAGGTGCCGTCGGTCGCCCATCCCACTCCGGCGGGAGTCGCCCCTATAGAAGTAACGACCCCCTCCCAGAGTCGGGATGGAGTGCAGTCGAATCCGGATGAGTTTTTTGGGAATATTCAGATCGCCCAAATGGCGGAAGCGATCGCGCCGTTCGCCCAACCCGAAGGGGTATTTAAAGCCGAGGCGATCGCGCTGCCCCGGAGTGGATCGTTCAGGAGAGTGGGGTTGAGTGCGATCGCCCTGGCGGCGATCGTGGCGATCGGGGGGTTTGGGGCTTACCGGGGTTGGGCGGTCTACAACAAGCGCGCTCAATGTCAGCAATTGTTGACCCTGGCAACTCGGGGGCGAGCGGCGATCGCGGAACGTTCCGGCAGCGAGGCAGTAGTCGCCGAGCAACTGGCGGCAGAGCTCGACGGTCTCGCCGGACAATTGCAAAGCTTGGAGTTCTCCGACGAAGAGTTAGCGCCGCTTTCGCAACAGTTTCGCCAAAGTTATCTCACTTTGAGTCGGGCCTTCAAACAAATCGCCGAGGCGATCGCGGCGATCGACAACGCCCCCCTCACCCAAAGCGGACTCGAAGGGATCCGGCAGGCGAAAGCAGAAGCCGAACAAGCGGGAGAAACCGCCAAACAAGCGGCCCTGAATGCGGACGGCGCTGCTACCACCCTGGCGAGCATCTGTCCCCAGGGTGAATGA
- a CDS encoding M23 family metallopeptidase translates to MKSGLFSTVLVPLTMGLAGVADATSERPVSSPDSDRTTAAAHQGANGHNPAPPASAAIAFNPTRTEAIPPGFATDAPHLNPLPLATLSVQLPPLAAASTYLPEIPDIFDGYTWPARGLLSSGYGWRWGRMHQGIDIAAPIGTPIVAAGSGVVQTSEWNSGGYGNLVEILHPNGSITRYAHNHRNLVRAGQKVEAGELIAEMGSTGFSTGPHLHFEIHLPEEGAVNPLALLPEAGLAARR, encoded by the coding sequence ATGAAATCAGGTCTTTTTTCTACTGTACTGGTCCCCCTGACGATGGGTTTGGCGGGGGTGGCGGACGCCACGAGCGAGCGACCCGTGTCCTCTCCCGACAGCGACCGGACAACCGCAGCAGCACACCAGGGCGCAAACGGGCATAACCCCGCTCCCCCGGCGTCTGCGGCGATCGCCTTCAACCCCACTCGAACCGAGGCGATCCCTCCAGGGTTCGCCACTGACGCGCCTCATCTCAATCCCCTACCCCTCGCCACCCTCTCGGTTCAATTACCGCCCCTGGCGGCAGCGAGTACCTACTTACCGGAAATTCCCGATATTTTCGACGGCTACACCTGGCCCGCCCGAGGTCTGCTCAGTTCCGGGTACGGGTGGCGCTGGGGGCGGATGCACCAAGGAATCGATATCGCCGCGCCGATTGGCACGCCGATTGTCGCCGCCGGATCTGGGGTGGTGCAAACCTCGGAATGGAATAGCGGCGGTTACGGCAATTTGGTCGAAATTCTTCATCCCAACGGCAGCATCACCCGTTACGCTCACAACCACCGCAATTTAGTCCGGGCCGGACAAAAAGTAGAAGCTGGGGAGTTAATTGCAGAAATGGGTAGCACGGGCTTCAGTACCGGACCGCACTTACATTTTGAAATTCATCTGCCCGAAGAAGGTGCAGTCAATCCCCTAGCTCTACTTCCCGAAGCGGGATTGGCGGCGCGGCGCTAA
- a CDS encoding DUF2927 domain-containing protein, with the protein MNFKSFGLVAIAATGLSLSVAVSASSKLGILPAGTSVSSASVSSTTAPPPAIADRPLQRAPVAISRAYNREQIDYFLEIALGSEFGNATPKIRKWAGPISIRVAGTPTAADWQTLNGAIAELNALTEGIDLYLDADDPHAKIEIYFVPESEFNTYEPNYIPRNYGFFWTWWERDTIYRGRILIASAGITQQERSHLIREELTQSLGLMRDSSRYRDSIFFEGWTDTTAYSPLDKAVISLLYRHEIRPGMTRDRLLDLLDAQ; encoded by the coding sequence ATGAATTTTAAATCTTTTGGTCTGGTGGCGATCGCCGCCACGGGCTTATCTTTGAGTGTGGCCGTTTCCGCTTCCTCCAAACTGGGGATTTTGCCTGCAGGAACGTCCGTCAGTTCGGCGTCGGTGTCCTCGACGACGGCACCGCCGCCCGCGATCGCCGATCGCCCCTTACAACGCGCTCCCGTGGCAATTTCGAGAGCTTACAATCGCGAACAAATCGATTATTTCCTCGAAATTGCTTTAGGATCTGAATTCGGCAACGCCACGCCGAAAATCCGCAAATGGGCCGGACCGATTTCGATCCGAGTGGCGGGAACGCCGACCGCCGCCGATTGGCAGACCTTAAACGGGGCGATCGCCGAATTAAACGCCCTCACCGAGGGGATCGACCTCTATCTCGACGCGGACGATCCTCATGCCAAAATCGAAATTTATTTCGTTCCCGAATCCGAATTTAACACCTACGAACCGAACTACATCCCCAGAAACTACGGTTTTTTCTGGACCTGGTGGGAGCGAGACACGATTTATCGAGGTCGCATTCTGATCGCCAGTGCGGGAATTACCCAGCAGGAGCGATCGCACCTCATCCGCGAAGAACTCACCCAATCTCTCGGACTCATGCGCGATTCGAGTCGCTACCGGGACAGTATCTTCTTTGAAGGCTGGACCGACACCACCGCCTATTCACCCCTGGACAAAGCGGTGATTTCCTTGCTCTACCGCCACGAAATCCGTCCCGGGATGACCCGCGATCGTCTCCTCGACCTGCTCGACGCCCAGTGA
- a CDS encoding peptidoglycan-binding protein: MEILALFHSYNAYEAVGGSLEGGAIEMRPLRMATLTMAVGLSVATLAPQASQAVVRRGDRGTAVRAVQEALVAQGHDPGKIDGVFGGATQYAVEQFQRRKNLPVDGTVGPLTGYALDLIEPKDPNNPYLIGNRPPQPKLPAVRPGRIRVETAGSRLNVRSGPGFNYGVVDRVWDGAEVATSGRRADGWIELANGGWVAANWTVALTAGGGGGGGNDPEPSPVTGEAIVSTNGSPLNVRATPGGPVLFMAANGSRLVLSGQRQGGWVELQGGGWVSQSWIREG, encoded by the coding sequence ATGGAAATACTCGCTTTATTCCATTCTTACAACGCTTACGAAGCGGTGGGAGGGAGTCTCGAAGGAGGGGCGATCGAGATGCGTCCCCTCCGGATGGCGACCCTGACGATGGCTGTGGGGCTGTCTGTAGCGACTTTAGCGCCCCAAGCGAGTCAGGCGGTGGTCAGACGGGGCGATCGCGGTACTGCCGTTCGAGCCGTTCAAGAAGCCCTCGTCGCTCAAGGTCACGATCCCGGCAAAATCGACGGCGTGTTTGGGGGCGCCACGCAATATGCCGTCGAGCAGTTCCAACGGCGAAAAAACTTACCTGTCGATGGTACGGTCGGTCCGCTTACCGGATATGCGCTGGATTTGATCGAACCGAAAGATCCGAATAATCCTTATTTAATCGGTAACCGTCCGCCTCAACCGAAATTGCCCGCAGTTCGACCGGGTCGGATACGGGTAGAAACCGCCGGATCGCGATTGAACGTGCGTTCCGGTCCGGGGTTTAATTATGGTGTCGTCGATCGCGTCTGGGACGGCGCCGAAGTCGCGACGAGCGGTCGCCGGGCCGACGGCTGGATCGAGTTAGCCAATGGCGGCTGGGTAGCGGCGAATTGGACGGTGGCGCTGACGGCGGGAGGCGGCGGCGGTGGGGGGAACGATCCCGAGCCATCCCCGGTCACGGGTGAGGCGATCGTTTCGACGAATGGAAGTCCTCTCAACGTGCGCGCCACTCCCGGCGGTCCGGTTTTATTCATGGCGGCGAATGGGAGCCGACTGGTGTTGAGTGGACAACGCCAAGGGGGTTGGGTGGAACTGCAAGGCGGTGGCTGGGTCTCCCAATCTTGGATTCGCGAAGGTTAG
- a CDS encoding phage tail protein: MAAPKFEVLTANRFFLELKLKNSKEPIDGYFMECQGFKRSQELIEICEVTPEKWGQHNSSVGRVVRTKIPGNMKSENITLRRGMTISTTLWNWFKTVEEGGWATERKDGDLVIYDQAANEKARFRFEGAWPTSYKISDVKADSSEFEIEELELAVDRFIRIK; the protein is encoded by the coding sequence GTGGCCGCACCAAAATTTGAAGTTTTAACCGCCAATCGCTTTTTTCTAGAACTCAAACTCAAAAATTCCAAAGAACCCATCGACGGGTACTTTATGGAATGTCAGGGATTCAAACGCTCTCAAGAACTGATAGAAATCTGCGAAGTCACTCCCGAAAAATGGGGACAACATAATAGCAGCGTCGGACGAGTCGTCCGCACTAAAATTCCCGGCAATATGAAAAGCGAAAATATTACCTTGCGCCGAGGTATGACCATTTCCACGACCTTATGGAATTGGTTTAAAACCGTCGAAGAAGGCGGATGGGCTACGGAGCGCAAAGATGGGGATTTGGTGATTTACGATCAAGCAGCCAATGAAAAAGCCCGATTTCGGTTTGAGGGCGCATGGCCGACCAGTTATAAAATAAGTGATGTCAAAGCAGACAGCAGCGAGTTTGAAATTGAAGAACTCGAATTAGCCGTCGATCGCTTTATTAGAATTAAGTAA
- a CDS encoding phage tail protein → MVSPIGELLACSKFYFELEGLEDLVCKKVSGVDITLQTAGDTKPYGVTKNAKSVMQATVTGVENKKITVEYVSTVEDIRLLQWYSDSHSEPIAGGGTTSKGEVKSGSLVFYNQGGDEAVRYNFKGCMPASYKSTKMEAGSTELATETVEIVYENLHRVK, encoded by the coding sequence ATGGTCAGTCCTATCGGTGAACTTTTGGCCTGTTCTAAGTTTTATTTTGAATTAGAAGGCTTGGAAGATCTCGTCTGCAAAAAAGTGAGCGGTGTTGATATTACATTACAAACGGCTGGGGATACTAAGCCTTATGGGGTGACTAAAAATGCGAAAAGTGTCATGCAAGCCACGGTAACCGGGGTGGAAAACAAGAAAATCACAGTAGAATACGTTTCCACTGTGGAAGATATTCGGCTATTACAGTGGTACAGCGATTCCCACTCCGAACCGATCGCTGGAGGGGGAACCACTAGCAAAGGAGAAGTGAAAAGTGGCTCCTTAGTATTTTACAACCAAGGAGGAGATGAAGCCGTTCGCTACAATTTTAAAGGCTGTATGCCTGCGAGTTATAAGTCTACAAAGATGGAGGCGGGTTCGACGGAGTTAGCGACGGAAACCGTCGAGATCGTGTACGAAAATTTGCATCGCGTTAAATAA
- a CDS encoding phage tail protein, translating into MADLKPIPTSRFYVEFDGLTDKLVKSITEVTFTGQTAGHEKPLASTKGGKTLWQSTSSGFEENPNFTIEIYLIQDDMDFYNWMLDVMPKSEGGNGKWADSRKNGSIVGYDSGDNEILRWNITNAWPKSYKVSDCAADSKDLAIETLEFVCEQINRVK; encoded by the coding sequence ATGGCCGACCTCAAACCGATTCCAACTAGTCGATTTTACGTAGAATTTGATGGCTTGACCGACAAACTGGTCAAAAGCATTACCGAAGTCACCTTTACCGGACAAACCGCCGGGCACGAAAAACCCCTCGCTTCGACCAAAGGCGGTAAAACTTTATGGCAAAGTACCTCATCCGGATTTGAAGAAAATCCGAACTTCACTATCGAGATTTACCTGATTCAAGATGACATGGACTTCTACAATTGGATGCTCGATGTCATGCCAAAAAGTGAAGGGGGAAATGGCAAATGGGCTGACAGTCGTAAAAATGGCTCGATTGTCGGTTACGACAGTGGCGATAATGAAATTTTGCGCTGGAATATTACCAATGCATGGCCGAAGTCTTATAAAGTCTCGGATTGTGCGGCGGATAGCAAAGATTTAGCAATCGAAACCCTGGAATTTGTTTGCGAACAAATTAACCGCGTGAAGTAA
- a CDS encoding phage tail sheath family protein: protein MALDYFAPGVYVEEVDRGSRPIEGVSMSVAGFVGFTEDVRGDAELFKPMMVTNWNQYLELFGKPGSDGFTDFDAYLPFAVNGWFLNGGGRCWVTSIGTQLPGSESPPPEETGLKIFTSGNRPSLRFNLKLPEAEGEAPALPSGDGRIQIVILESEPKPLPDDAPEDAEPPLNNGEYFSVAVTQGDRELERYDHLTMNPEPETEVADYVVTALQESEYVEIADLSQAGQPLSRRPTNGLYEVVPPPYIAQPERFPRDLQGQRDDRTGMQGIFEIDEVSTIACPDLMRAYQAGLLDIDQIHGVMEMMVSMCENASPSPPYRMVVLDPPPVKPGKGMDPVLPEQQKPQDVAQWLSAFNRRSMFAALYYPWIKVANPRNAGRPISVPPCGHMMGIWCRTDESRGVFKAPANETPRGVIGLAYDTNMREQELLNPLGINCIRNFATYNRGYKVWGARTLVEPDNIQWRYISVRRLISYIERSIEMGTQWVVFEPNDMDLWERVKRTVSNFLEGLWRAGALFGGSPAEAFYVKCDADLNTHETMMKGRLYIEVGVCPVRPAEFVIFRVSQWAPNQ, encoded by the coding sequence ATACGTCGAAGAAGTCGATCGCGGCAGTCGCCCCATCGAAGGGGTGAGCATGAGCGTCGCCGGATTTGTCGGCTTCACCGAAGACGTGCGCGGGGACGCCGAACTGTTCAAACCGATGATGGTGACCAACTGGAACCAGTACCTCGAACTATTTGGCAAACCCGGGTCCGACGGCTTCACCGATTTCGACGCCTACCTCCCCTTCGCCGTCAACGGCTGGTTCCTCAACGGCGGCGGTCGCTGCTGGGTCACCAGCATCGGCACCCAACTCCCCGGATCGGAATCGCCCCCCCCGGAGGAAACCGGGCTGAAAATTTTCACCTCCGGTAACCGTCCCTCCTTGCGCTTCAACCTCAAACTCCCGGAAGCCGAAGGAGAAGCCCCCGCCTTACCCTCCGGAGACGGACGCATCCAGATCGTCATCCTCGAAAGCGAACCGAAACCCCTCCCCGACGACGCCCCCGAAGATGCCGAACCGCCCTTAAATAACGGGGAATATTTCAGCGTTGCAGTCACTCAAGGCGATCGCGAACTCGAACGCTACGACCACCTGACCATGAATCCGGAACCGGAAACCGAGGTCGCCGATTACGTCGTTACCGCCTTGCAAGAGTCCGAATACGTCGAGATCGCCGACCTCTCCCAAGCCGGACAACCCCTCTCGCGCCGTCCCACCAACGGACTCTACGAAGTCGTTCCCCCGCCTTACATCGCCCAACCCGAGCGCTTCCCCCGGGACCTCCAAGGACAACGGGACGATCGCACCGGAATGCAAGGCATTTTCGAGATCGACGAAGTCTCCACGATCGCCTGTCCCGACCTCATGCGCGCCTATCAAGCCGGATTGCTCGATATCGACCAAATCCACGGCGTCATGGAAATGATGGTCAGCATGTGTGAAAATGCCTCCCCCAGTCCGCCCTATCGCATGGTCGTCCTCGATCCCCCTCCGGTCAAACCCGGAAAAGGCATGGATCCGGTACTTCCCGAGCAGCAAAAACCCCAAGATGTCGCCCAGTGGCTGAGCGCCTTCAACCGCCGCTCGATGTTTGCCGCCCTTTACTATCCCTGGATTAAAGTCGCCAACCCCCGCAATGCAGGCAGACCGATTAGCGTACCCCCTTGCGGCCACATGATGGGCATCTGGTGCCGCACGGACGAGTCTCGCGGCGTCTTCAAAGCTCCCGCCAACGAAACCCCGCGCGGCGTCATCGGACTGGCATACGATACCAACATGCGCGAGCAAGAACTGCTCAACCCCCTCGGGATTAACTGCATCCGCAACTTCGCCACCTACAACCGAGGCTATAAAGTCTGGGGCGCGCGCACCTTGGTCGAACCGGACAATATCCAATGGCGCTATATCAGCGTCCGCCGCTTGATCAGCTATATCGAGCGATCGATCGAAATGGGGACCCAGTGGGTCGTGTTCGAACCCAACGATATGGACTTGTGGGAACGGGTCAAACGTACCGTCAGCAACTTCTTAGAAGGACTGTGGCGTGCGGGTGCCTTGTTCGGCGGTTCCCCGGCGGAAGCGTTTTACGTCAAATGCGACGCCGACCTCAATACTCACGAAACGATGATGAAAGGGCGCCTCTATATCGAAGTGGGCGTCTGTCCGGTGCGTCCGGCGGAATTCGTGATTTTCCGCGTCAGCCAGTGGGCGCCGAATCAATAG